Genomic DNA from Paenibacillus sp. KS-LC4:
AAATTTTCAGTTGCAACATCTCTAGGCATGCTAATCATACTGCTGAACGGTGCCTTGGTCACGAACATGGATGCTGGCAGAGGCTGTGGAGATGACTGGCCTTTATGCCACGGAAAGTTTATACCGGCCTATACATTAGAATCGTTTATCGAATACACGCACAGGCTTACTACGGGGATTGAAGGCCTTTTGGTCGTTGGGATGTTTATTGCGTCCATTGTTTTGTTTAGACGAGACAAAATCGCCTATAAGCAGCCGCTGGTATTCGCAAGCAGCTCCTTGTTTTTCACAATTTTACAAGCGCTGATGGGTGCTGCTGCTGTAAAATGGCCGCAATCCCCGTGGGTGATGGCGATTCATTTTGGCATATCGCTTATGGCATTTGCCTCCACGCTGCTGCTTGTATTTTGGGCTTATCGCAACAAAAATGGCCAAGCGGTTGAATTTTCTGTACCAAGGTCGATTTTTCCGCGTTTATTAGGCTTAGCGGTGTACATTTATGTCGTTATTTATTTAGGCGCATATATTCGTCATACCGATTCCGGTGGCGGCTGTCTGGACTGGCCGTTATGCAACGGGAAAGTCATTCCTGATTTTGAAGGAGCTGAAACGATAGTATTCATTCACCGCATAGGCGCCGTTATATTGTCTCTTGCAATTGCTGGTGTATACCTGCATATTCGCAGGAAAAGTGGCGCAAACGGAGGACTGACTCCTATGGCCAGACTCTCGCTCATTCTCGTGTTGACGCAAGTGTTAAGTGGAGCGTTGCTCACATTGACGATTACTAATTCAAATTGGTTTGTTTTTACAAATTTATTGCATAATCTCATTGTTAGTGCGCTATTCGGCGTTATAATGGATATGTTGGTGCGTTCTTGGAGGCTGCGGGAGGGCGCTAAATAGCCTATAGAGGACGGAGGCACACAAGATGTTGCGATTTCTGTTTGACGAGCCAGAACG
This window encodes:
- a CDS encoding COX15/CtaA family protein, which produces MVSSRFRKFSVATSLGMLIILLNGALVTNMDAGRGCGDDWPLCHGKFIPAYTLESFIEYTHRLTTGIEGLLVVGMFIASIVLFRRDKIAYKQPLVFASSSLFFTILQALMGAAAVKWPQSPWVMAIHFGISLMAFASTLLLVFWAYRNKNGQAVEFSVPRSIFPRLLGLAVYIYVVIYLGAYIRHTDSGGGCLDWPLCNGKVIPDFEGAETIVFIHRIGAVILSLAIAGVYLHIRRKSGANGGLTPMARLSLILVLTQVLSGALLTLTITNSNWFVFTNLLHNLIVSALFGVIMDMLVRSWRLREGAK